ttgttgttcgactcgaatttcttcgaggtctacttttctcccacttgtcattttggaaatgtgatttttctccaaaaagacaccatctcgagcaacaaacaccttgttctcagatgtattgtagaagtaatacccctttgtttcctttggatagcccacaaggatacatttgtcagattttggatgaagtttgtctgaaattaatcgtttgacgtatacttcacatccccaaatcttaagaaaagacacatttggaggctttccaaaccataattcatatggagtcttttcgacagctttagacggagctctatatatagtgagtgcagctgtatttagtgcatgtccccaaaattctaatggaagtttggcctgacccatcattgacctgaccatgtctagcaaggttctgttcctccgttccgacacaccgttccattgtggtgttccaggaggagtcaattctgatagaattccacattctttcagatggtcatcaaattcatagctcagatattcaccgcctctgtcagaccgcaatgccttaatcttcttgcctaattgattctctacttcactctgatattccttgaatttgtcaaaggattcagacttatgcttcattaggtagacataaccatatctactgaagtcatcagtgaaagtgataaagtagctgaaaccacctctagcatttgtactcattggtccacatacatctgtatggattaaacccaatagttcatttgctctttctccaactttagagaaaggttgctttgtcattttgccaagtaaacatgattcacatttaccataatcctctaagtcaaatggtactagaattccttccttttgaagtctttctaagcgtttcaagtttatatggcctaatcgacaatgccacagataggtgagatctgaatcatcctttttgtcctttttggtatttatgttatatacttgtttgtcgtgatctaataaatagagtccattgactaatctagcagatccataaaacatctctttaaaataaaacgaacaactattgtcttttattaaaaaggaaaatcccttagcatctaagcaagaagtAATAGATTTCTGTttcttagcatctaagcaagaaacagaaaataaggacctacgcggtttgtgacgtagatccCGCTCGCTGaaggttgttaggttatgatacatatgaaaattcataaatcatgctgaaaaaaccataaagccaggaaaacatattatttacacataatcatttagcatagtatagatgcatacactttgttgcgtgccttccctagctgcgcccgaaccgaacaagaaaaagtctttaggactccaagtgtcgtccctccgtagatagtccacagcacgtccggatccgccttaagcttgaccaactagaatcgcccttaaggtacttagaattttcggctaatgtaggcaattgtatgactgaatttttgctctcaaaaatcactttgaatacttgaatcgtgtgtttaaaataatgaccctaggcccttatttatagaggtatggaaaaggaattgtaatcctactaggatgtggatttgttaattagaactttattaggactctaaataacaaagcaaatctaataggattaggattttaatattcgcacgaatcctaacaggattaggatttcccgcacacgcatcgtacaagccgtgcacccgcgcaggccttgcggcccacgacaagcgcacagcccatgtgcggtgctgcgcgcgcgcgcccccttggctgggcctggccttgcgctgggcctggtcgaggcgtgcgttgctgcgtgcggctcgctgggcgatggcctggcttcgtgctgggccttcgtctagcgggcctcgtccgacgctaattcgtacgatacgcttccgattaaattcccgattccggaattcatttccgatacgaacaacatttaatatttccgattccggaattaatttccgtttcgaacaaatatttaatatttccgtttccggaattattttccgattccgataatatttccgattctgacaatatctccgtttccggcaatatttccgattccggcaatatttccatttccgataatattttccgatacgtaccatgtttccgtttccggcaacatctacgacttggataatatttatattttcgatacgatccatatttccgttttcggcaatatcatcgtttccggagtattcatttcttgcctgtgacgatctcagctcccactgaaaccaagatccgtcgattccgaatatccatagatgcagtatttaatgctattaaatacttgatccgtttacgtactatttgtgtgaccctacgggttcagtcaagagtaagctgtggattaatataattaattccatttgaactgaagcggcctctagtcaggcattcagctcacttgatctcactgaattattaacttgttaattaatactgaaccgcacttattagacttaatattatatgcatacttggacgaagggcactatttccttcaaaggtggcgaaccttgtcctctgagggtggacaccccgtccgctgaagtggacgaatctgttttgaaatttttgaaaataaggacctacgcggtttgtgacgtagaccccgcctgctgaaggtggcgaaccttgtcctctgagggtggacaccccgtccgctgaagtggacgaatctgtttgatttttttttgaaaataaggacctacgcggtttgtgacgtagaccccgcccgctgaaggtggcgaacctattttaaatttgaagactttatttttcgaaaactgaggacctgcgcggctagtggcgcagaccccgcccgctgagggtgggcgagcccattttgaatttcttattttgcccatgtagaagggcttttgtgattacaacctgtttgtgggtcgtaatatttcctgattagatgtgtcctgtaagtgggtccacattgagtatatttttgtttaacaatatttttttgagatatccaaacatgttatggtgcgtggcgcagtctgggtatgtgattttgattggcgctccctgttggagtccacttttcgcgagcccccaagtgttggggctcgtcggttgtttttcgcgtcttgtaatcatgtttggggtcacgttcgtatgtgcgagtgacctcctatagtagtgtgctattttagtgaagccgtggagtgcgactttaggcgacatccggttttggcttggcccggattatccctttgacggacagacattttctatttgaaaaaccaatgacttgagtcacttgacgacacatatttttggtgttttgaagaatgaccatgatattcaacttgcttttttttgaaaagtgtacatgagcgttttctgagatgagtctaagtttcgaccaagttttgttattattatttttttttttgcttatttgggagctaaatgtgctttgggcttgatcttacttgtaatagggcctcgtgttttagcaaaaCGGTCTtgagtcctttcctattccgtgattttgtgaaatctgggccttgggctgcattttcagcgcccaagctcaggcgttaaaaatttcagcgcccagaggtgggcgctgaaacttctttcctggtgatatttgattttcggatttctaagcACGtctccgaatgggatcaggatgtttattgggtgcgttcagctatatataggggctaggtacgtccttatttttcaccactctcaaattctttctctcttttttgctgtgctctaattatttactgcttttgtcatgtcgatccctactttctcactccaacggactgttaggcgttggctacgagcccttactcctacagaaaaagctttgttaaaagaataccacttagaggcacttttaggcttacaacaaattaatattgattataattttctgcatgctgccctaaacttttgggactccgatcatcacgttttttcctttcggggcaatgaaatatgtcctttgcctgatgaatttgctgcgatccttggttatcctactaatgctactcctgttactcctggcactattgaagagggtaaaacaaccataagggctttcttagggctagatgataacatgtttgctgaacttgttgtagacgataaggttaacttggcaaaactcgtaaaacatcattttaggcctagtaagaatatgaccgaacaaaaattgaacattcgagcccttgtattttgcttgttgaatcattatttgctgtcgaataataatggtgagttcggtgacataaggctgatccccttgattagccagatggaaagttgctattctattatgccgttggttgttgctgagactttgctgagtgcggatgagctgaagaaggatgccaaatccgaaatttttaagggaagccccctattactgcaggtactctattttttctttgcgcacacatacgccacttttatatatttctttttgcctgggggctgagtttcagcgcccagggctgggcgttggaatattcggcgcctggtcctgggcgttgaaactgcgccccaggaaccctttttttctttcttttcattcttttgattcgatcgtacctgtttttgcagatctggcttgcggaacggcttagacttttggaagctcctgccgatcctaaacattatcgccctatagctttgggtaaccgaaaatacttgcaccaaggccaggacgaggccgaatggacctccttttttacttatggcatttgttctattaagtgggtggtaccatggtggggtttgactactatgacaggggggtctgatgtatcggtttatatttctttgttggggctatcttgtcccatttatattttcccttaccgagtcatgcgtcaatatggtttaaggcagactatccccttttctgatacgataccacctaaggtagcgacctttgcacaaacacgggtcttagcgtgggctaggtattatgatggtctcccgcgttgggctgtagctacaaatgggtttgtgggtctttctgaaaactataagttatggatgagttccgatgacaaggatgtgaggaccgaggctcgtagtggggagccggctgagcttttgatacctcgtattcgtgttaagtacgagggtcctgattctgccagacctcgtacctatagttttaagactgtgaaagctcgtcctgatcgaaagcgaaaggaagttcttccccgttccagtgtcaggcctaaaaaggtgcctaacatgaaggggcctgctgttgttaaaagaaatgcaagctctcgcggagatcgtcgccggaacaatgtatgggttaggaaggctcagccgcctgtagaaacagtggctagtccagttgatgatagtaatccttctcccatcattgcctgtgccttcgaggctgagcgggctataattgagaacgtttctgaagccttgacatctttggaagttagtgtccaagagccggttcttatggagattgatattggggcagcgcagaagactgtgggggtggatcctgcgaacattgctctctacaagactttatttgatgatccggaagaactagagtagtgtagttcttgctagggtgtcactactacaaaatactGTAAAACTCGACGATGTTGCCTCGACGGTGTCGAAGAACGCTGGGAGGAAATTTAGAATCCGTGTTTTGTCGACGCTGGTCTGCGTCTTCTGTATTTCTCGTCAAAAAGAGGCGTCGAGATTTCGTCCGTGCTAGTCACGTGTGTTACTAAACCGCCAGTTCAAAGAAATACCCACTCCCGCAGAAATATAATCTCCAATACTAATCAACCCTAGCCGCTCGCCCAttcatcttctctctcctccctcccaACTTGCAAAACATCATATCGTCTCAAATCCATCAATGGGCGAATCCAAATTGGTTTCGCTCTCCTAATATTATGCTGCTTCATCTTCCCCGCCTACTATTCGCCGCCATTGAAATAGAAGCACGAAAGAGGAGTTCATGGAAGACCGCTACTCAAACCGTTGTTCCGTCGTCAATATTACTTGCATAAATCTACTATTTTTTAAACCTAAATCCAAGAAGGAGATTGTTGTATGTTGAACTTATTCACTCCAggtaatttttaatttattttactgcAAATTTAAGGTTTTATCTTCAATTTTTCTAGGATCGGCACcctttgagattaatttgattcccttttgtttggttcctGGTGAATTTTATAGATCTGGTGTTGTGTTTTTTGagtttcttcttttatttttttcaaaaaaattggtTTTTTCTCTTCAATTTATCGAATATTCGGAAATTAGGGttattgattttgttttttattttggtttgaTTCACGATGATGAGGAGGGACCCTGGAAAATCCGTAGATTACTTATTATGAAGGCCAACCTGATATTACAGATGCTCCAAAGACCAAGTTCAGGTTTGTTGggtttttaatatttatttttttgccattttttcaagctaatagctatTGACAATGCTGATTTTCCTTAAGAATTTTACTTTGTACTTACATTAAATAAATGATTTGCAATTGCAATTGTTGCATAAAATGGTGGGTGTTTGGGGGGCAATGTTGAATCTGCCTATTTCTTGCTCTATTGATGTGTAAGCTTACGAGTCGGTTTTTGGTTTTAATCTGTTCTGCTGGATTGTAATGATTGAACTAGTGGGTCCTGATGTTTCTGGACTATAGAATCGGGCAACTTTGTTAGTCGGGAGATGCATTTCAATTGAATTCATAGACAGTGAAAACATTGTAGTTTATTGTTTTTGCCGTTGCTAAGCAGGGTCAGGGGTTAGTAACTCTAGCTTGTTGAACTTTCTCTGTTGTATTCATTACTTCATAACTATCTTTAACACTTGAACATACTTGTTCAGGTGATACATTTTTCACTAGGCTTTGAACTTCCTGGTGGCTGGCAGAAGGATAAAGATGCAATGGTTCTCAGTGTTATTCAGGTATAACAATAGGTGccttgattttctttttcttatatGTTTGATTGGGTATTTTACTACAagtattatttatttcagtatcctagattttgctcaaagataaaaatatatggCTTTAGAGAATGTTTAAAGTCCACACACTagtacactactacaaaatatgTTATATCTCGACGCTGTTGAAGACCGTCAGCATGGAATATGACATTGCAGAAATGTGATCTATTGGTGCCCTGTTTGGCTGTTTGTGTTAATTTGGGTAGATACTTGTTTTAGGCCTTGTTATCATGAACTGTCTAGGTTGAGTATTCTGACTACTTAATTGGATTTCTGTCTCTTTCTTTGCACCATTTTGGTAGTAGATTTTTCCTGttgatatatatattttttgttagtAGGTTGAGTAAACATGATATTGCTTGGGCTTATTGATTTGATCGTAGGAAAAATAACTATTTTATCTTTTAGTATATTTGGATGGTTGGTCACTATAGGTCGATTAAATATCGTTAATTTTTATACTCTCATATACATTTTCTACCATGTGCCTACAAATCACATATATTTCCTGGTAGACACAATTGTTAATGAAATAACTTACATATCAAATTTCTTTTATGGTAGACACAATTGTTAATTCAAGCCCATTTAACTCGGGAAACAGCAGACCTACCTCCAACACTTAATGGTGACCTGAAACGTGTCCTGGAACTTGCACATCATCTACTTGAGGAATTGATGAAGGTAATATAAACTTTCCAATGTTCTAGCACTTAAACAAATGAAATTATGACTGCATGCCATGAACCGTTGACATTCTGAAACCCGAGGATTTGAGTATTAACAGCCTACATTCTTCTGAACCGTTGATGATGTTGAATTATTGATgagtgcttttttttttttatggccTATCATTCTTTGAAAGGATTCCAATATATGCTGATGATAACCTTTAACTTTGGAATAATTTAGCAGTTTCtgtatttttctctcttttttttattcaaagttATTTCAAGTTTCTCAGGGGTAACTATGTGACATAGCTTTATTTATCATGGAAACAAAGTGACTTGTACGGCAAAACTTGGAGTTGTTTTATAGCATTGCTGCCATCCTGATATTTAAACCCTTGTGGAAACTAAACTTCTTTGGAGGAATATTGATTAATGAGCCCACtttgttctaaatatttaatagTTCAGAAAAGTCATCTTTTTCTTTCATTATCTCTATTTTGGTTTAACATAGAATTGTCTTTCTAGAAATGGTACAAAGCTACCAAAttcaatataaaaaaaaaaccccttttGGAAAGGGACGTTCAGCACTCCAGAAGTTGGATTTTTCTAAGTTAAAACTAAAATCAGGATTGTTAAAAGAGGATGAAAGTTGGGAATAAAAGTAGCTTATTTATGCGAGTGCTCAATTAAGGTAGTGATTACAAAGTCTGTAAGTCCTTAATCTAGTGCGAACTCAATAATAATCAAGTTGCGCAGGGCATGAAGTTTACAAACTTTTTTCCCTACTAATTTTGGAAGTGGACTAAGTTTTTAGGATGGAAGGAGTAGTATATTGATCATACATGTTCTACTAAGCTGCCTCTTTACAGATTAAACTCATGTCTGTCATCAAATGCTGGTTCATATGTCAACTTTACAATCCTGGCATATTTCATGATTGCTATGCCAGTCTCATTTAGTCCTTCTTTTGGGTTAATATTGATACGATTCTGCAAATGTTTTCTCTTGTTTCATTAATATTTCATATTCTGATGCAGATGGCTTTAATACCACGCACGGCTCAAGGTCATGGATGGCTTAGGCCTGCAATTAGGGTTGTCGAGCTTTCTCAGTGTGTGATTCAGGTACTGCAATTCTTAGATATCCTGGACTTTTTGATGTTGTTTCAATGTCATGTTATAGTAGTGTTAGTCTTCCACATCTAACTTGTCATAGTTCTAATCTTGCATGAGTGATAATTTCTGTAAAGGTAGTGCTATACGTGGTAATTTGATTGAGCGAACAGTCCGATCTATTGATTGCTCCTAGATTTTGGTCTCTGTCATTATCATGTTTGATTCTGAGCTAGGCCTTTGTTGGTTTGAATAGCTGGTTTTAGAATACTCAGATGCAGATAGACAAAATTCAGGAGATGATATCTGCAGGATCGACACTCCTTCATGTTACATTCTCATTATCCAATTTCAAAGAATGTGTAGAATGAATACTGAATCAAGTGGTGATGCAGCTCCTTCAACTATGAAGCTGATATTCTTGAACTTTGTATTGAGTGGCCTTTGTTTTGAAGATGACATTTTAGAATAATAAGTTGGATGACATTTTTTCTGCTGCTTGGTTGCTGTTTTAGTTGCGTGTTTCTGTCTTGTTTGGCCTGCTGCTGCACTGTTGTTTCTGCAGGTGTTTGGTGTTGTTTTCAGCTGCACAAGTGCTGCTTCTTGCTGTTGCAGGGTGTTGGTTGTGCTCCTGATGTGTGCAGGGTGTTCTGCAGGGAGTCCAGGTGCTGCAGTCAGATCTACAGGGAGTGTGGTGTTCGATTGCTGCTGTGTGCAATCTTATGTTGCGTACCCTTTTATTGCGTTTGTTGTGTTTGGTTGTTAGGGAGTGGTCTGTGCTCCTCTAACTTTTTCTGCTGTTTCGTTGTTTAGATACTTTTGTTCATACCTTTTGGtattaaatttgtattttggagaTATATAGCTAGCTAATTTACTAGTTTGGACATGTGTAAACTTAATTTGATGATATGATATGACAATTTGGAGCGAGCTAATACGTAttagtacatatatatatagattaatATATAATCTTGTCATTTATAATTTTAAAGGTAGTTAATTGCATCAGTTTGGTTTggttttaattaattcgtttcaGGTTGATTTTGCTTTGGAAGAAAatgaacaattaaaaaaaaatattaaattaaattaaattctcgacgctataTTGTGTCAAAACATGATTCGCGCAAAAAGTTGGTGGTAAACCCGCAAAAAATATTACTACGCAGATGCCCGTCGAGAAATATATAGCTACACCAAACACCGTCGAGATTCTCGACGCAGAAAGGCGGCAAATATATTTTGTAGACGACAAACACCGTCGAGATTATCGACGCCGCTGGGCGTCGAGAATTTCTCTACGGCCAAATTCTCGACGATGGTTAGTGGCGTCGAGAAAACATTTCTCGACGCTTTTAGGCGTCGAAAAATAGCCAAAAAAGCGTCGAAAAATGAcgcgttttgtagtagtgtgtaggtgccctttatttgcgagggtctcacgagcccccgagtgataacatttgacttaagggtcatcacttgaagtgtcgacatatccctcacgtgtcattgagatttgtcaactgatagtatagaaacttcctcactttgtcattggaaggatctaaagatgcgtagaaactccctcactttgtcattgggagtagctacaaatgttttcgaaattaaagctgtaaagtgtaattgggcctgccaagcccaatcacgaggtaaaacgttttttttttaaagattctcattttcagggctagctaaacgagaaaacccccttgtttttataggatgtaaaacgaaggaaaatccaacaaaccaatcctttaatttttggaaaaagggaaaaccaataaaagttatcgctgcagcgactaaggacttgcgctgttagtgacgcagaccccgcccgctgaaggtgggcgagcctgtcctctgagggggaccccccatccgatagaagtggacgaatctgtttgatgtttttgaaaataaggacctacgcggtttgtgacgtagaccccgcccgctgaaggtggcgaaccttgtcctctgagggtggacaccccgtccgctgaagtggacgaatctattttgaaatttttgaaaataaggacctacgcggtttgtgacgtagaccccgcctgctgaaggtggcgaaccttgtcctctgagggtggacaccccgtccgctgaagtggacgaatctgtttgattttttttgaaaataaggacctacgcgggtttgtgacgtagaccccgcccgctgaaggtggcgaacctattttaaattt
This sequence is a window from Spinacia oleracea cultivar Varoflay chromosome 1, BTI_SOV_V1, whole genome shotgun sequence. Protein-coding genes within it:
- the LOC110780620 gene encoding dnaJ protein ERDJ2A-like isoform X2, which gives rise to MVLSVIQTQLLIQAHLTRETADLPPTLNGDLKRVLELAHHLLEELMKMALIPRTAQGHGWLRPAIRVVELSQCVIQGVQVLQSDLQGVWCSIAAVCNLMLRTLLLRLLCLVVREWSVLL
- the LOC110780620 gene encoding dnaJ protein ERDJ2A-like isoform X1, which codes for MVLSVIQTQLLIQAHLTRETADLPPTLNGDLKRVLELAHHLLEELMKMALIPRTAQGHGWLRPAIRVVELSQCVIQVFGVVFSCTSAASCCCRVLVVLLMCAGCSAGSPGAAVRSTGSVVFDCCCVQSYVAYPFIAFVVFGC